The nucleotide window CCCAAAGCACTTGCCTGCGCCATTGATGCGGCATACACTTCCATTTCAGGATAAGCCTCTGCAAGTAAATTCATAAAAAGGGAATTTTTGCTAAAACCTCCGTCTACAAAAATCTTTTTCACGGGACTATTATGAATAATCAAATTTGTAGAATTGACCTGTTGCTCTACCAAATCCAACATTAATTGGTGATACGCAATATCATAGCTTTTAAAATCGGAAAGGTTTCTTTTCTCAAAAACACATTCGCTTAGTACTCCCGAATTGGTTTTTTTTGAAAAAACTATCGAATAATTTATGGCTCGTAAACTTGCCGTAATCTTTTTATCATAATAAACCTCCTTGTAGGCATCAATTGGCACATTAAAATGCTCTGCCAGCCTTTTGGTTTGAACTTCGTGTACATTCCCAGAGAATAAACGAGCTGCCTTAACTGGTTTTTCAATGTATTGAAGGTAACACAAACAATCTGCTTCCAATTCATCAAAAGTCAGTTCCTTATTATTGAACGGATTTAGCGAAATACTCCAGGTCCCAGTAGATAACAAAACAAAAGGTTCTGTAAAATTTGCTGTATAAGGAATTATGGCCGAAGAACTGTCGTGCAGTCCTCCGCCTACTAATAAACCATCTTTTGTTTTAATGGTATCTTTCCCATAATGAAATGGCGGAATCCTATCAATTATATTTTCTTTTTTAAGCCATTTGTGATACTTCATCTTACGAAAATTCCAAAGATTCGTATGACACCCAACACTGGTTATATCGGTAAAAAACTCGCCCGTAAGGATCGAACTAAGGTATTGAGGCAAATGCAAACAGTATTTTACTTTTGTGAATACCTCTGGTTGTTCTTCTTTGAGCCTGTAAATTTGCATCCCCGAATTTAGGCTTCCTAACACCGGGGAAGCCGTTTTCAAGGCAAATACTTGTTTTCCTTTGTATTTATTATAAAATTCGTCTTTTAACGCTTCTGGATACTCTTTCAAATAATTATACAAAGGCGTTAACGGATTTCCATCCTTGTCGACATAAACAAAACTAGCTCCATAAGTACTAAAATTGACTGCTTTCAGGACATAGTTTGTCAAACTTTTTATCTCTGATAATTGTTCCAACATCCAGTTTTTGAGCAACACTATATTCTCGCAGGGAAAACCGTCTTCATCGACTGTCTCTTCAAAATTCACAGATTTCTCCCAAACGATTTCATATTTTTCGTTGAACAAAAAAACTTTTTTATTGGTTTTTCCAATATCAAAAATGGCAACTACATTCATTTAGTTAATTGTGAATTATTAATTATGAATTATGATTTACAGAATTATGAGTTATGAATTATGATTTACAGAATTATGCTTTTTTTGCCAAATAGTTTAACATCAACAAGCTAACAACTCATAATTCATAATTAATAATTCATAATTAAATTATAAGCCTGTGGCCATTGTTTTTAATCCTCTTTCGTCAATTAGATTTCTTCTAACGTCAAGACCGCGATACAATTCCACCGGATTCAATGCCGCTCCAGAACGCAAACGGGCTTCGGCTACCAATGCACGAACATCTGTACGGAAAGCATTTTGCAGAATTTCTTGTGCTCTAACCACATCATTTTCCTCTTGCGCAATTGCCAACGCTTTTCTGTCTACAGAAAGTGCCTGTGCATAAGCAATCATAATCGCTTCAACAGATTGCAATAAATCTTCCAACGGATCTTTAATATTGTGAGAAGCATCAATCATCCATCCCAAATCTTTGGCGTGATTCATTCCACGAGCATCCATACCTTCAACCAATTCATTGAAAATCAAAAATAATTGATATGGTTTTAAAGCCCCAGCCGTTAAATCGTCATCTCCATATTTGGAATCATTAAAGTGGAATCCACCTAATTTTCCTTCCATCAGCAATAAAGAAACAATTTGCTCAATATTTGCATTTGGCAAATGATGTCCTAAGTCAACCAAAGTTTGTGCTTTCTCTCCTAATTTTTTCACATAAGAATAGGATTGTCCCCAATCTGCAACTGTAGTCGAATAAAAATTTGGTTCAGCACATTTGTATTCTAAAAATAATTTCCAGTTAGAAGGCAAAGCAGCGTAGATTTCTTCCAAACTTTCTAATGTGTTTTGATACGCTTTACGGAAATTTAATTGTCCTGGGAAAGAAGATCCATCAGCCAGCCAAACAGTCAATGACTCCGACCCCAAAGCGATACCTTGCTGAATCACTTCGATATTGTGTGCAACAGCCTGTTTACGTACAGCTTTGTTTACATTTTGCAATGAACCATATTTATACGTATGCTCTTGATTATTCTGATCCTGAAAAGTATTGGAATTAACTGCATCAAATTTCAAGTTATGTTGTGCTGCCAATGTTTTTATGGCATTATGATCTGTTGGGATATCCCATGGAATATGCAAAGAAATTGCTCCAGAAGAATTATTCAAAGCATGTAATAAGCCTACATCTTCAATTTTTTCTTCCAAAGAACGAGGTTCCCCGCCTCCGGCAAAACGCCCAAATCTGGTTCCTCCTGTCCCTAGTGCCCATGAAGGAATAGCGATCTGAAAATCAATCAGTTTTTTAATAATGGCTTCCGATTCTGCAATTTCTGATACAGTAAAAACCAATTTATTTTGATGTTTTTTTAATGACTGCTCATTATGAGACTCTATATTGTTTGATCCTATTATCATAATATTTACGCTTTATGGAGTTTAAAGGTAGTATAGAACTCCGGTTTGACTTACTATTTATTTTTCTGCTTATTCAAAAATGATTAATCTTATTTTTTTGTCTAAAAAAAAGATTCTTATTGGTTATACTAAAAAATCCAACGCCCGACAATGTCGGACGTTAGATAACAAAAACCACTTTGTTTAACCAAAACCTAATTATACTATTATCTGTAAAAGCCCATGGCCACGCCGCCGTCTACATTCAGGGCATTTCCTGTTGATTTACCCAACAAGCCGCCTACGAATGCAAAACAAGCATTTGCAATGTCATCCGGCAATATAATTTCATTCAATAAAGTGCGTTTGGCGTAATAGGCCGGCAATTCTGCCACCGTGATGCCATACGCTTTAGCACGTCCCTCGGCCCATCCTCCAGACCAGATATTAGAATCCGAGATTACTGCATCCGGATTTACCGTGTTCACACGGATTTTGTCCGCTCCCAATTCGGCTGCCATCAAACGCGTCAGGTGTGCCTGAGCAGCTTTGGCCGATCCGTAACCTGGATTGTTTGGTCCTGCAACTACCGCGTTTTTCGAAACGATGTTTACAATATCTCCACCAAAGCCCTGTTTGCGCATTACTTCGATTCCGGCTTTGGAAACAATAAATTGTCCTTTTACCAAAATATCATACAGTCTGTCCCATTCTTCCAGAGTATGTTCGGCTATCGATTTGGAAATACTGATTCCGGCGTTGTTCACCAGGATATCTACGCCTCCAAATGCAAGGCTCGCATTATCCAATGCATTTACCGTGCTATCCGTATCGGTAACATTCAACAAAGTGCTGGCTACGGCATCCTTTCCGAATTTTTTGGTAAATTCTTCAAAAGTTCCCTGCAAACGCTCCGCGTCGATATCATTCAGGATAACACAGGCACCTTCCTCAGCAAATTTCTTGGCAATTGCTTTTCCGATTCCGCCTCCTGAGCCTGTCACCAAAGCGATTCTTCCCGAGAGGGCTTTCGGTTTTGGCATACGCTGCAGTTTGGCTTCTTCCAACAACCAATATTCGATATCGAAAGCTTCCTGATGCGGCAATGAAGTGTACTCCGAAACCGCTTCGGCTCCTTTCATCACATTCACCGCATTAACATAATATTCCGATGCCAATCTGGCCATTGTTTTGTCTTTTGCAAAAGTGAACATTCCCACTCCCGGGTATAAAATCACCACCGGATTCGGGTCACGCATGGCTGGTGAGTTCGATTTTTTGCAGGCGTTGTAATAGTCTTTGTACATTGCACGGTAGGCTTCAAAGGCCGGAGCCAGTTTGGCTTTTACCGCCGCTACATCCGACAAATCTTCGTTTGGATCCAACTCCAATACCAGCGGGCTGATTTTGGTTCTCAAAAAGTGATCTGGACAAGAAGTTCCCAATGGGGCCAGTTTTGAAAGGTCGTTTGAATTGATGAATTCCAAAACTCTCGCATCATCGGTATAATGACCGATCATTTGACGTTCCGATGAGCAGAAACCTCTCAAAATAGGAGCTACTTTGGCCGCTTTTAGTTTTCTGTCAGCCTCGGCTAGACTTTGTATTTTTTGCCCACCAAAAACAGGTCGTGTTTTTCCGTAGTTGCTCTCCAAGTATTCGGCACACTTTTCGATTACTTCAAGCGTGTTAATATAGCTTTCATAGGCTGTGTCTCCCCAAGTAAACAATCCGTGGGAGCCCAGCATGATTCCTTTTAATTTTTTTCCGTTTTTCGCTGCTTCTTCCAGACAGGCTCTTAGCTGAAGTCCCAAGTCAAAGCCCGGACGCTGCCAGCCTACCCAGCCGATTTCTCCGTTAAAAAGTTCTTCGGTGATTTTCTTTCCGTCTTTGGCCGCCGCAATGGCAATGGCCGCATCCGGATGCAGGTGGTCGATGTGTTTGAAAGGCAGAAAACCGTGCAATGGCGTGTCGATTGACGGAGCTTTGGAAGCCAAATCAAAGATACAGTGGTTGAACAATTCTACCATTTCATCCTCAAACTCAATTCCTCTGTACACGTTTTCCAGATTGCGCAAACGCTCCAAATAAAGTGCGGCACAACCCGATTTGGTCAATGTTCCAATGTCTCCTCCCGAACCTTTGATCCACATTACTTCTGAATCGGCTCCAGTCAACGGATCCTTGTCTGTTATTTTTACCGAAGTATTTCCACCTCCGTAGTTTGTTAATCTTAAATCAGCTCCCAATAAATTGGAGCGGTAAATAAAAAGAGCTACTTCATCTCCAGCCAACGACGCGGCTTTTGCTTCATCCCAAAGGTAGCTTACATGTCGAAAAGTCGTTTTTTCCATATCTATATTTGAAATCGTTTTTTATGTCTATTATAATGAGTTTCCAATTCCTACCAAGACTATCGACAACATGATTAAGCCGATGCCTAAAAGGAACGTACTGAATGTCTTTTTGGAAACTCCTGTCCATTCTTTCAAATAGAAGCCCCAAAAATTGGCTGTCAAAATAATTGTTGACATATGCAGAATCCAAGAACTGGCTCCGTTACCCAATTTGCTTTCTCCCATTCCATAAAAGAAAAACTGCAAAAACCACATTGTTCCAGCAATCGCAGAAAATGTAACATTCTTAGCAATCGGAGTTTTGGTATTGGTATAATCTTTGAAGGTTTTATTTTTAAAATTAAGATACATACACCATATAAAATTGGTGGTTAGTCCTCCCCAAAGTACCACTATATATGTTACGTTATTTTGAAACAACGGATTACATCCTTGAACAACAGCTGCTTCTGCCATTGGTTTTCCTGCTTCGATTCCGAAATTGAAAAATGAACTCAAAATTCCAGATATAACAGCGATAATAAGTCCTTTTACCAAACTGAATTCCTGCTCATTATTACCATCTTCCATCCCAAAATCTTTTTCTTTCAAAATCCCGGCTCTTCCCGAAATGGCTATTCCAAGAACGCAAACCAAAACCCCGATCAAAACAAGTCTTCCGCCAGTTGAGGCAAGCATATCGGTAAAGGAAATTTTGCCTTCGGCTGGATAAAAATTATAATAAATAGAAGGTACCAAAGCTCCAAAAGTGGAACAGAAACCCAAAACAATCGAATTCCCCAATGACATTCCCAGATAACGAACTCCCAATCCATAAGTTAACCCTCCGATACCCCAGATAAGTCCCATTAAATAAACAACAGTTTTTATTGTTGGTGATGCGGCACTAATTATTTCCGGGAAATTTGGTATTGTCAAATAAGCTGCCAAAGGTGGCACAATCAACCAAGAGAAAAAACCTCCTACAAGCCAATAGCTCTCCCATGCCCAATCCTTCACTTTTTTGAAAGGCATATAAAAACTCCCTGACGAAAAACCTCCTATAGAGTGAAAAATAATTCCCAGTAATGATTCCATTTTTGTTATTTAATTTTTGGTTAATTTATTCGTTAATCTGTTTTGTAAAATAATATAATGTAAAAAACAAAACTATCCTGCACTGTCCTTTTTTGAATCAAGTTTTAACACAATGTTAGAAAAATATCTAAAATAAGTATCAAATAATAATGATAATATAAATTTAAAATCTTTATTTTAGCAACCGAATAGTAATGATTTTGTCATTCTTAATTTTCTCTTTTTATTAAATAAGAAAAAAGAGCACAAAAGAATCTGCATAATCCGGCTGATGTTTTTGTTATTGGCAATATATCAATTCATTGGTTGTCCGTTAGGCCATACTGGGTTTACTAAAAGAAATATTCATTAATTTAATGAGTACAATTCCGAAAACATGAATATGATTAAGTTAATTAAAATCGATGATGATTCCAGGGTTCCAAAATACAAACAAATTGTAGATTCAATCCTGTACAACATCAGCAATGGTAATTTAAAAATCAACCAAAAAATTCCGTCAATTAATAGTTTCAGTGAAGAATTCTATATCTCGAGGGATACTGTCGAGAAAGCCTATAGTATTTTGAAAGAGCGAAAAATAATTTCTTCTATCAGAGGAAAAGGCTACTATATCACTCGAACAAAACTGGAATCAAAAGTAAACATCTTGTTTTTATTCAATAAACTGAGTTCGTATAAAATGAAAACATACAGCGCGTTTATTGATACTTTGGGAGCAAATGCACATACCGATTTACATATCTATCATTGTGATGAAACCTTATTTTTAAATTTATTGGACAAATTTGAAGGTGCTTATGATTATTACGTGATAACAACACATTTCAAGTCCGAAGAACTAAAACACCAAAGCTATACAGATGATGTTGTAAAAGCAATCCGAAAAATCCCAAAAGAAAAACTTATCATAATGGATAATATAAAAATTGGGATGCAGGACGAAATTATCTCTATTTATCAGGATTTTGAAAACGACATCTACAATGCCTTAAAAGAAGGGCTTGCCAAGATTGCCAAATACGAAAAATTAATCCTTGTTTATCCAGAAAAGGCTGTTTACCCTTATCCCAGAAGAATTTTACACGGATTCAAAAAATTTTGTATCGAACACGAAATAAACTTTGAAGTCCTGGATCAAGTCTATGATGATATGATTCTTAAAAAAGGGGATTTATTCATCACGATTGAAGAATCAGACTTGGTTAATCTGGTAAAACAAGTGAGAGACAAAGAATACATTTTAGGGCAAGATATCGGAATTATCTCTTACAATGACACTCCATTAAAAGAACTTTTGGGAATAACCGTCATTTCAACCGATTTTAACGTAATGGGAGAAACCGCCGCCAGAATGATTCTCAACAAAGAAAAAGGACAAGTAAAAGTTCCTTTCAATTTTATAGACAGAAATTCTATTTAAGAGTTCCTAAGATGCTAAGTTACTAAGACTCTAAGAAAACCTTAGCAACTTAGCAGCTTTGCAACTTAGAATCTTAGTAACTTAATAACTACTTCTTCAACGGCACCAATACAATATTAGGCTTAGGAGCAGACTTCATGCCATACCCCATATAAAAGCCAGTATGCGGTGGCTGATTGTAGCCCACATTTTGCCATGCGATACTTAAACGATATTGAGGATCATGCATCAGGGTATATTGTCTGATTTCGGTTGGAATTGTAGTCGAATAAATACGTAATTCTGTATTATCGGCGCTTCTGAGTATCAGTTCCTCTCTCCAATCTCCGAGAATATCAGCCGAAAGAGCCGGAGTCGATTTGGTGCCATTATTCGACACAGCACCATCGGCCGTGAAAAGCCTTCCACCGTTATATTTGTCAATATAATTCGAATTAAGCAATTCTCTTGAAGCATCGCCATCCCAATAAATCAAAAAATTGGCTGCTCTTGGCGCGATTCCAATTTTCTCTCCTTTTGCATCATGCAAATCCGGAGAACCGGACCACCAAAATTGCGCCCCGATTCTAGTGGGATCAATATTATCGGCAACACCTCTCCCAACATCATTATCTTCAGAATCCCTAAACAAAACCTTACCCGTAGCCGCCGAAAACAAAACAGCTCCCGGACCTTTGGTTCCTTCTTCTATTTCATGCACCCCAAACACTTCCAGTCCAGGTATTTCGGGAACAAGGTCCGAAACATGCAGAGCATCTCCGTGTCTGAATCCCGTTGTATATAAACCTTTTCCATCATCGTCAACACACATCGAACCGTAAACAATTTCGTCTTTGCCGTCATTATCGACATCAGTAACCGAAAGCCCGTGATTTCCCATTCCCGAGAATGGATTTGCTGCATCTTTTGTATCAAAAACCCAACGTGAAGTCAGTTTTTTGTTTTTAAAATCCCAAGCTGCCAAAACCGTTCTGCCATAATACCCGCGACACATCACCACACTTGGATGCACACCATCCAAATAAGCCACGCAAGCTGTAAAACGATCCACTCTGTTTCCGCTCGCATCATTTTTTCCGTTGCCCCCTCTTCCGCCCCAAGCGCCAATATCTCCTCTCTCTGGAATGTAATCAACGGTGGTTATCATTTTTCCTGTTTTGCCCTCAAAAACCGAAAGATATTCAGGCCCTTTCAAAATCTTTCCAAAAGTTCCAGACTTTTCATCAGTATCTCTCCAATCTTTGGAAGCGTCGCCAATCACTTTTCCAAGTCCGTCAACACTCCCGTCGGCAGTTTTACAAACAATTTCAGCCATGCCGTCACCGTCCAAATCATACACCATAAATTGCGTGTAATGCGCTCCCTCGCGAATATTTTTTCCCAAATTTATTTTCCATAAAAATTTTCCATCCAAGGTATAAGCTTGCAAAACTGCCGGATCTGTTAATCCTCGTTGCGAATTATCATGCCCTTTTCCGGTCATGTGCACAACTAAATCATATTTTCCGTCACCGTCCAAATCCCCGGTCGAAACATCATTCGGAATATAACCCGGTATTTGTTTTATCGGAATCGATAGGTAATCTTTAACCTCAGCATTGGCATTAATTGTAAAATCGCCTTTCGTTTCTGTTTCTTTTCCATTTAAAACTGTTTTTACAAACCAAGTATTTGCCTCTTTTGGATTGGCTTTTTCATCAACAAAATTTGTTGCTCCGCTGATGGGTTTTTCATTAAGCAAAATAGCTTTTCCTGTTCCATTTTTTCGATATAAATTAAAGGCCAAATTATCCGAATCTGTACCTAAGACACGCCAACTGATAAAAAATTTGCCGTTTTGATTCATTGCAACAACTCCGCGATCCAAGTTTTCCATTTGCCGCTGAGCAAATGAAAAAACTGTTGACAAAAGAAACAAGAGAAACAAACCTCTTCTCCTCTTTAAAAATGCATTCATAATCAATTTTTGGTTTTTATGGTTAGTTAAATAATATTCTGTAATAAAATATTTTTCTCGTCCGAAAACACGAGACTTCGGGTCGGGCTGTACGTTCCCACATTTTTTCCCTCAAAAAAGAAAAAAAAAGAGCTCCACTTCCATCCCAATGTCATTAAATTAAGGATTTCTTGATAAGTTTTTTTCAAATATAGCTCTCGCTAAGTCGCAAAGACGCAAAGAAATCGGCTCCAAACTTTGCGCCTTTGCGACTTTGCGAGAAAATGCAAATCTTAACTTAATGACATTGGCTTCCATGGGTTATCCCGCAATCCTGATCAAAACATCTTTTTAAATCCTTCGCTTTTCACTTTCCAGGTACCGTCTTTCGGGAAACCGGGATTTTCTTCTGAGGTTCCGTCCCAACCGGCACACATCATTGCAACCGCCGTCAGTATTCCACCATTTCCGGGAAGGTACAACGTAAGCCTCTCCGATTGGTAATTATGTCCGTTTTTCAAATAAGTATTCGTCACTATATTCATAAACAAAGCATCTATTGCTTTTTCCGGCATCCCCAAACGCGCGGCACACATGGCAGTCATCGGGAAATCCCAACCCCATGTTTTGTCCCAAGACCAAGTATCCCAAACCAAATCAAAGGTGTTTTTCATGATTTTTTTATCCAAAAGCGACGTTTCTGGAAGCATCCCAAAAGTTCCCAAAACCGATGGGTGATCAGTTTTAAATTCAGGATTGGTATACGAATCCTGAGCACTTTCGGTGGCCAGATAAACATTGTCTTTTATTGGTAACGCTGACAATTTTGCCAAAACGGTTTCCCATTGTTTAGGCACTTCCTGATTCATTTTCTTTTTCCATGAAATAGCGGTTTTCAGTGCCCAATTCCAATATGCCAATTCATAAGTTGGGTTAAAAGTTTCCATTGCCTTGAAACGTTCCTGCGCCGGAATAACTCCAGGTCCAAGCAAGTATCGATCCATTTTGCTGTCATAGTGCGCAAACGACGCCATAAAATTGGCTGTTTCAAAAACTCGTTCTCCGTATAACTTCAAAGTCTCTTGGGTTGGTTTGGCACGGTACATCAAATCAGCATAGGTAATAAAATGAGGCTGTTGCCAAATAAGGAATGCCCCCACCGAAGACGGACTTTCGTCACCCGCAAAATCAGTCATTTTTTGCCATCTTGCGCCTTCAAAACCTTGTCTTTCGGCTAGCTTTTTGGCTTTGCCAAAAACTTTTTGATACCAAGGCAAACTTTTTTCCAATAATTCGGGTCTGTTCCAAAGCGCAAAATGAACGCCGTGCCACCAATGCATTTCCAAATGCGGCTTACCAAACCAACTGTTATAGGTTAAACCTGTTTCCTGTGGAGGAACTTTTCCAGTGCATTGCACCTTGGTTAAATATTGCGAAAGAATGACTCTTCGCTCCAATTCTTTGGCACGAACATCCGTACTTCCCGAAAAATCGACTGCCGCACCACTTTCCCAAAAACGCTTCCATCCAGTAATACTGCTGTTTTGAATTTCTACAAATGAAGGTGTTGCAACCACTTTTTTAGAAGTAATCCCAAAAAGACAACTCAACTCAAAAGTATCCGAACCCGATGGTTCTACAACAAAATAATGATCTTTCACTTTTTTAACCTGACCATTTCCATTCCATTTCAGGTGAATATCATACGAGATACTGTCCATTACATGCGTGATAACCGCTGTAGTTTTGTTTTTTTGCGCAAGCGTACTTTTGTACCCCTGAGTACCTTCCCATTTGATTCCCATATCTGCCCATTCGGCGGTTGGGAACGGAATTCTCAATCGCACTTTTAAGCGATTTTGTTTCACCAAATCCGATTTTACGCGCACGCCAATCGCATCTTTTTCTTGGTGTGAAGCAGTCAAAACTGTTACCGGAATTCCATCGACTTCAAAACGGCTTTCGATTTCGCCCGTCCATAAATTCAGGTTTTGCGAAATGGATTTAATATCTTCTGGTTTTGCGAGAGTTCCATCTTTTTTGGTGATTTCAAAACCTAAATTCCCCAATTGCAGCAAGTGCGGATTTTGACGGAACCAGTTCACCGCTTCGTTATTTCGAGGCGCACCTTTTTCCTGAACGCTATAAGTGATATCGCGCCCATATTGCTTGTATTTTTTTAAGGTTTCCGAAAATTTGTAACCATTTGTGTTTTTATAACTGTCCCATCCCCATTCCGATTGCGTTCCCAACGGAACCCCTTTTGCGTATTTTTCAGGAAAAGTTTGCAGTCCAGTGGCATCAACTGTAAAGGCAAAAACGCCAT belongs to Flavobacterium gilvum and includes:
- a CDS encoding FGGY-family carbohydrate kinase encodes the protein MNVVAIFDIGKTNKKVFLFNEKYEIVWEKSVNFEETVDEDGFPCENIVLLKNWMLEQLSEIKSLTNYVLKAVNFSTYGASFVYVDKDGNPLTPLYNYLKEYPEALKDEFYNKYKGKQVFALKTASPVLGSLNSGMQIYRLKEEQPEVFTKVKYCLHLPQYLSSILTGEFFTDITSVGCHTNLWNFRKMKYHKWLKKENIIDRIPPFHYGKDTIKTKDGLLVGGGLHDSSSAIIPYTANFTEPFVLLSTGTWSISLNPFNNKELTFDELEADCLCYLQYIEKPVKAARLFSGNVHEVQTKRLAEHFNVPIDAYKEVYYDKKITASLRAINYSIVFSKKTNSGVLSECVFEKRNLSDFKSYDIAYHQLMLDLVEQQVNSTNLIIHNSPVKKIFVDGGFSKNSLFMNLLAEAYPEMEVYAASMAQASALGAALAIHDSWNTKPIQNDLIDLKFFKH
- a CDS encoding TIM barrel protein, whose product is MIIGSNNIESHNEQSLKKHQNKLVFTVSEIAESEAIIKKLIDFQIAIPSWALGTGGTRFGRFAGGGEPRSLEEKIEDVGLLHALNNSSGAISLHIPWDIPTDHNAIKTLAAQHNLKFDAVNSNTFQDQNNQEHTYKYGSLQNVNKAVRKQAVAHNIEVIQQGIALGSESLTVWLADGSSFPGQLNFRKAYQNTLESLEEIYAALPSNWKLFLEYKCAEPNFYSTTVADWGQSYSYVKKLGEKAQTLVDLGHHLPNANIEQIVSLLLMEGKLGGFHFNDSKYGDDDLTAGALKPYQLFLIFNELVEGMDARGMNHAKDLGWMIDASHNIKDPLEDLLQSVEAIMIAYAQALSVDRKALAIAQEENDVVRAQEILQNAFRTDVRALVAEARLRSGAALNPVELYRGLDVRRNLIDERGLKTMATGL
- a CDS encoding bifunctional aldolase/short-chain dehydrogenase encodes the protein MEKTTFRHVSYLWDEAKAASLAGDEVALFIYRSNLLGADLRLTNYGGGNTSVKITDKDPLTGADSEVMWIKGSGGDIGTLTKSGCAALYLERLRNLENVYRGIEFEDEMVELFNHCIFDLASKAPSIDTPLHGFLPFKHIDHLHPDAAIAIAAAKDGKKITEELFNGEIGWVGWQRPGFDLGLQLRACLEEAAKNGKKLKGIMLGSHGLFTWGDTAYESYINTLEVIEKCAEYLESNYGKTRPVFGGQKIQSLAEADRKLKAAKVAPILRGFCSSERQMIGHYTDDARVLEFINSNDLSKLAPLGTSCPDHFLRTKISPLVLELDPNEDLSDVAAVKAKLAPAFEAYRAMYKDYYNACKKSNSPAMRDPNPVVILYPGVGMFTFAKDKTMARLASEYYVNAVNVMKGAEAVSEYTSLPHQEAFDIEYWLLEEAKLQRMPKPKALSGRIALVTGSGGGIGKAIAKKFAEEGACVILNDIDAERLQGTFEEFTKKFGKDAVASTLLNVTDTDSTVNALDNASLAFGGVDILVNNAGISISKSIAEHTLEEWDRLYDILVKGQFIVSKAGIEVMRKQGFGGDIVNIVSKNAVVAGPNNPGYGSAKAAQAHLTRLMAAELGADKIRVNTVNPDAVISDSNIWSGGWAEGRAKAYGITVAELPAYYAKRTLLNEIILPDDIANACFAFVGGLLGKSTGNALNVDGGVAMGFYR
- the rhaT gene encoding L-rhamnose/proton symporter RhaT translates to MESLLGIIFHSIGGFSSGSFYMPFKKVKDWAWESYWLVGGFFSWLIVPPLAAYLTIPNFPEIISAASPTIKTVVYLMGLIWGIGGLTYGLGVRYLGMSLGNSIVLGFCSTFGALVPSIYYNFYPAEGKISFTDMLASTGGRLVLIGVLVCVLGIAISGRAGILKEKDFGMEDGNNEQEFSLVKGLIIAVISGILSSFFNFGIEAGKPMAEAAVVQGCNPLFQNNVTYIVVLWGGLTTNFIWCMYLNFKNKTFKDYTNTKTPIAKNVTFSAIAGTMWFLQFFFYGMGESKLGNGASSWILHMSTIILTANFWGFYLKEWTGVSKKTFSTFLLGIGLIMLSIVLVGIGNSL
- a CDS encoding GntR family transcriptional regulator produces the protein MIKLIKIDDDSRVPKYKQIVDSILYNISNGNLKINQKIPSINSFSEEFYISRDTVEKAYSILKERKIISSIRGKGYYITRTKLESKVNILFLFNKLSSYKMKTYSAFIDTLGANAHTDLHIYHCDETLFLNLLDKFEGAYDYYVITTHFKSEELKHQSYTDDVVKAIRKIPKEKLIIMDNIKIGMQDEIISIYQDFENDIYNALKEGLAKIAKYEKLILVYPEKAVYPYPRRILHGFKKFCIEHEINFEVLDQVYDDMILKKGDLFITIEESDLVNLVKQVRDKEYILGQDIGIISYNDTPLKELLGITVISTDFNVMGETAARMILNKEKGQVKVPFNFIDRNSI
- a CDS encoding rhamnogalacturonan lyase, whose protein sequence is MNAFLKRRRGLFLLFLLSTVFSFAQRQMENLDRGVVAMNQNGKFFISWRVLGTDSDNLAFNLYRKNGTGKAILLNEKPISGATNFVDEKANPKEANTWFVKTVLNGKETETKGDFTINANAEVKDYLSIPIKQIPGYIPNDVSTGDLDGDGKYDLVVHMTGKGHDNSQRGLTDPAVLQAYTLDGKFLWKINLGKNIREGAHYTQFMVYDLDGDGMAEIVCKTADGSVDGLGKVIGDASKDWRDTDEKSGTFGKILKGPEYLSVFEGKTGKMITTVDYIPERGDIGAWGGRGGNGKNDASGNRVDRFTACVAYLDGVHPSVVMCRGYYGRTVLAAWDFKNKKLTSRWVFDTKDAANPFSGMGNHGLSVTDVDNDGKDEIVYGSMCVDDDGKGLYTTGFRHGDALHVSDLVPEIPGLEVFGVHEIEEGTKGPGAVLFSAATGKVLFRDSEDNDVGRGVADNIDPTRIGAQFWWSGSPDLHDAKGEKIGIAPRAANFLIYWDGDASRELLNSNYIDKYNGGRLFTADGAVSNNGTKSTPALSADILGDWREELILRSADNTELRIYSTTIPTEIRQYTLMHDPQYRLSIAWQNVGYNQPPHTGFYMGYGMKSAPKPNIVLVPLKK